CCCGGGGAACCCGGAGCGGCCCGCCGGGTTTGTCGGGTGCGGGCGGAGGGCGGGCCCGGGCGGTCATACGGCTGTCGCGTCCGATGCCGGTAATGGCTGCGGCCGGCTCCCTGAGCGGTCCCCGGGGCCGGCCCGCGACGTTCCGATGCTTCTCGAGGAGATTCCGATGGCCACGCCGAAGACCCCCGAAACCGCACCCCCCGCCGGCGCCGTGCCGGCCAAGCCCAGGCCGGAGGCGCCCGCCGCCGCCAAGCCCGAGGTCGCCGCCAAGCCCGAGCCTGCCGCCGTGGCCGAGCCGGAGGTCGCCGCCAAGCCCGAGGCTGCCGCCGCGGTCGAGCCTGCCGTGGTGCTCGCGCAGACGGTCGAGGAGACCGCCGCCGCTGTCCAGGATGCCGCTCGCGACACTGTGGAGACCGCCGCCGCCAAGGCCGAAGAGGTCACGGAGCAGATCCGCCAGCAGGCCGACGAGACCCTGAGCCTGGTCGAGACGGACTATGCCACCGCCTCCAGGAGCATCTCGGCCCTCGGCCGCAAGACGCTCGACAGCGTGCGCGCCAACACCAACGCCGCTTTCGATCATGCCGTCGCCCTGCTCGAGGTCAAGACGCTGTCCGAGGCGATCGAGCTCAACCGCAGCTTCGTCCGCCGGCAGTCGGAGGCCCTCGCGGCCCAGACGCGGGAATTCGGCGAGCTCGCCCAGAAGGTCGCGGCCGAGGCCGCCGCGCCGGTCCGCGCCCGTTTCGAGAAGGCGTTCAAGACCGCGGCCTGATCCCGCATCCGGCCGGGT
This region of Labrys wisconsinensis genomic DNA includes:
- a CDS encoding phasin family protein, which encodes MATPKTPETAPPAGAVPAKPRPEAPAAAKPEVAAKPEPAAVAEPEVAAKPEAAAAVEPAVVLAQTVEETAAAVQDAARDTVETAAAKAEEVTEQIRQQADETLSLVETDYATASRSISALGRKTLDSVRANTNAAFDHAVALLEVKTLSEAIELNRSFVRRQSEALAAQTREFGELAQKVAAEAAAPVRARFEKAFKTAA